One Candidatus Devosia phytovorans genomic window carries:
- the phnC gene encoding phosphonate ABC transporter ATP-binding protein, protein MLKISNVSRRFGDKLAVSDVNIEIPQGQMVGIIGRSGAGKSTLLRMINRLNDVSSGYIEFDGVKVSELRGQALRNWQRDCAMIFQQFNLVPRLDVITNVMLGRLNGRNPVLNLLQVFSAEEQLEALKALERLDIAQTAMQWAQTLSGGQQQRVAIARALMQGPKMILADEPIASLDPRNAQIVMDSLRDINSEGITVITNLHTLDTARAYCERIIGMSAGKVVFDGTPDDLTTDVAREIYGADGLKEAFSEAMTSTSLAPLALKSQVANPAP, encoded by the coding sequence ATGCTGAAGATTTCGAATGTTTCGCGACGCTTTGGTGACAAACTCGCCGTCAGCGATGTGAATATCGAAATCCCGCAAGGTCAGATGGTTGGCATTATTGGCCGTTCCGGCGCCGGCAAGTCCACGCTGCTGCGCATGATCAACCGGCTCAACGATGTCTCGTCCGGTTATATTGAATTCGACGGCGTGAAGGTGTCCGAGCTGCGCGGCCAGGCCCTGCGCAATTGGCAGCGCGATTGCGCCATGATCTTCCAGCAGTTCAACCTCGTGCCGCGCCTCGACGTCATCACCAATGTGATGCTCGGCCGGCTCAATGGCCGCAACCCGGTGCTGAACCTGCTCCAGGTGTTTTCCGCCGAAGAGCAGCTCGAAGCTCTCAAGGCGCTCGAACGCCTCGACATCGCCCAGACCGCCATGCAGTGGGCCCAGACCCTGTCGGGCGGCCAGCAGCAGCGCGTCGCCATCGCCCGCGCCCTGATGCAGGGTCCGAAAATGATCCTGGCCGACGAGCCGATCGCTTCGCTCGACCCGCGCAACGCCCAGATCGTCATGGACAGCCTGCGCGACATCAATTCCGAGGGCATCACCGTCATCACCAATCTGCACACGCTCGATACGGCGCGTGCCTATTGCGAACGCATCATCGGCATGAGCGCCGGCAAGGTCGTCTTCGACGGCACGCCCGATGACCTGACCACCGATGTCGCCCGCGAAATCTACGGCGCCGACGGGCTCAAGGAGGCTTTTTCCGAGGCCATGACCTCGACCTCCCTCGCGCCGCTCGCGCTCAAGTCCCAAGTCGCCAATCCGGCGCCCTGA
- a CDS encoding DapH/DapD/GlmU-related protein translates to MTRLSETPFIHPTAEVRDSTLGRYTEIGAGCHVAKSSVGDYSYCVDNTQIAYATIGKFANIASHVRIYASMHPMERASLHHFTYRSAWYFEGEEDDQAFFDWRAGQGITIGHDTWIGHGAVIMPGVKIGNGAIIGSNAVVTKDVADFAIAVGVPARTIKQRFSDPIASRLDAMAWWDWSHDKLHQALPDFRKLGIEAFLEKYE, encoded by the coding sequence ATGACCCGCCTCAGCGAAACGCCCTTCATCCACCCCACGGCCGAGGTCAGGGATTCAACCCTGGGTCGCTACACCGAAATCGGCGCCGGCTGCCATGTCGCCAAATCCTCCGTCGGCGACTATTCCTACTGCGTCGACAACACGCAGATCGCCTATGCGACCATTGGAAAGTTCGCCAATATCGCGAGCCACGTCCGTATCTATGCCAGCATGCATCCGATGGAGCGGGCTTCGCTCCATCACTTCACCTACCGCTCGGCCTGGTATTTCGAGGGCGAGGAAGATGACCAGGCGTTTTTTGACTGGCGTGCCGGGCAGGGGATCACCATCGGTCATGACACCTGGATTGGCCACGGCGCGGTCATCATGCCGGGTGTCAAGATCGGCAATGGCGCGATCATCGGCTCCAATGCGGTGGTGACCAAAGATGTGGCGGATTTTGCCATTGCCGTGGGTGTGCCCGCCAGGACCATCAAGCAGCGGTTCAGCGATCCGATTGCCAGCCGGCTCGATGCGATGGCCTGGTGGGACTGGAGCCACGACAAGCTGCATCAGGCGCTGCCGGATTTCCGCAAGCTTGGGATCGAGGCTTTTCTGGAGAAGTATGAGTAG